One window of Triplophysa rosa linkage group LG10, Trosa_1v2, whole genome shotgun sequence genomic DNA carries:
- the si:ch211-195b21.5 gene encoding zinc finger protein 318 isoform X1: MYRGSSNPDYHRVPIPPSGFGHNISGFGPPPFCPPYGGPPGPGYGAPPPGPPPGHLQASPYSSVNDRYRETFYENRPFTSHNANQSGSTQLTSSNQPQLGNSSQNWSTQKLDEQNQEVRKKAEEFLRILEASDRTETAGDKNVTGDRSSDKHGHSRARSRSRGKSRLRSRSRSRGRSRARSRARSRCRGKSQPRSRSRSGSRNRTRAKSRPRSRSRSHSHGRSTTRSKSQPRVSPSQNKPSYMVTIANNPSSTGTSSGLNLGSSSMPDLVYGLRQILQSKDIEKHLPMVKNALLRNQSADDTKGMVLGSQPAVTGFQNLQPDPETFAGLNYGSLLPHERAGGNSSSFPNILSWNTPNPQPESKPVIHSVEDEEKFLYGEEEERAKPQAVTVPLAQTGSVRSPVYHVSKEPQTTRSLQEPKAHTVPSVQPAASGSTKVTPEECENVKSLLRAIGLNPSPADIYKMAVKLKEKKEEQGVSSSLPLLKPALEALQALSKASKSDDSRSNRSGSSHSNRDPKREGKKIDEKERERREKQIHNKRKEYLVKELEGLLKQEGSGDLIPVIGFFCQRCEEFFGDLNNAEKHVAGHNRDEKKQLGSQGHHKDANRHSNQHQTSSHRKESLSNRGERSRVPQEHRERSPDKKHIRDDKQPQTQHESEGKHSKDASKDKPNDKQDDDAESTKSQKKRKKKEKKLKKKEKKKLKKEKKGESDSP; encoded by the exons ATGTATCGAGGCTCGTCGAACCCTGACTATCACCGGGTACCGATTCCCCCTTCGGGGTTCGGTCACAACATATCAGGTTTTGGACCTCCTCCGTTTTGTCCACCTTATGGGGGACCTCCGGGCCCTGGATATGGTGCTCCGCCGCCCGGTCCTCCACCAGGACATCTGCAGGCCAGCCCGTACAGCTCAGTGAACGATAGATACAGAGAAACATTTTACGAG AACCGACCCTTCACAAGCCACAATGCTAACCAGAGTGGATCCACACAACTCACATCATCAAATCAGCCTCAGCTTGGTAACTCCTCACAAAACTGGTCTACCCAGAAGCTGGATGAACAAAACCAAGAAGTCAG GAAAAAAGCTGAAGAATTTCTCAGAATCCTGGAGGCGAGTGACCGCACTGAGACCGCGGGAGATAAAAACGTCACAGGGGATCGTTCTTCAGACAAACATGGCCACAGCCGAGCGCGGAGTCGTAGTAGAGGAAAGAGCCGTCTGCGCAGTCGCAGCAGAAGCAGAGGAAGGAGCCGGGCCCGTAGTCGAGCACGCAGCCGGTGTCGTGGAAAAAGTCAGCCGCGCAGCAGATCGCGCAGTGGTAGCCGCAATCGCACGAGGGCCAAGAGTCGCCCAAGGAGTAGGAGCCGTAGTCACAGTCATGGGAGGAGCACAACGCGCTCCAAGAGTCAACCACGCGTGAGTCCCAGCCAGAATAAACCGTCTTACATGGTGACCATTGCTAACAATCCAAGCTCAACTGGCACCAGCAGCGGCCTGAATCTGGGCAGCAGTTCCATGCCTGATTTGGTTTATGGTCTGCGACAGATCCTACAAAGTAAAGATATAGAGAAACACCTGCCTATGGTCAAGAATGCCCTTCTTAGAAACCAG AGTGCTGATGATACAAAGGGAATGGTTCTTGGAAGCCAGCCTGCTGTAACAGGTTTCCAGAACCTTCAGCCAGATCCTGAAACTTTTGCTGGACTCAATTACGGCTCTCTGCTACCCCACGAGAGAGCTGGAGGAAATAGCAGCAGCTTTCCCAACATCCTATCCTGGAACACCCCCAACCCGCAGCCTGAAAGCAAGCCTGTGATCCACAGTGTTGAAGATGAAGAGAAATTCCTTTatggagaggaagaggagagaGCCAAACCTCAGGCTGTGACCGTTCCGTTGGCCCAGACCGGATCTGTGAGGTCTCCAGTTTATCATGTCAGTAAAGAACCCCAGACGACTCGCAGTCTACAGGAACCCAAAGCGCATACCGTGCCTAGCGTGCAGCCTGCCGCTTCAGGATCTACGAAAGTCACGCCAGAAGAATGCGAGAATGTGAAAAGTTTGCTTAGGGCCATCGGGCTAAATCCAAGCCCGGCTGATATCTATAAAATGGCTGTTAAACTGAAGGAGAAGAAGGAGGAACAAGGCGTTTCTTCCTCGCTCCCACTGCTCAAACCAGCTCTTGAGGCTCTGCAAGCACTGTCCAAAG CATCCAAAAGTGACGACAGTCGGAGTAATCGTTCTGGAAGCAGCCATTCCAATCGGGACCCAAAGCGAGAGGGGAAG AAGATTGATGAGAAGGagcgagagagaagagagaaacagATTCACAATAAAAGGAAAGAGTATTTGGTGAAGGAACTCGAGGGTCTGCTCAAACAGGAAG GCAGTGGGGATTTGATCCCAGTTATAGGTTTCTTCTGTCAGCGCTGTGAGGAGTTCTTTGGGGATCTGAATAATGCAGAGAAACATGTAGCAGGTCATAACCGTGACGAGAAAAAACAG CTGGGGTCACAGGGACATCACAAGGATGCTAATAGACACAGCAACCAACATCAAACATCATCTCATAGAAAAGAGAGCCTCTCCAATAGGGGTGAGAGGTCACGGGTTCCCCAGGAACACAGAGAACGCAGTCCCGACAAGAAGCACATCAGAGACGACAAACAGCCTCAAACTCAACACGAATCTGAGGGCAAGCACAGCAAAGATGCGAGTAAAGACAAACCCAATGACAAACAAGATGATGATGCAGAATCAACAAAGAgccagaaaaagagaaagaagaaggagaagaaattgaaaaagaaagaaaagaagaagcTGAAGAAAGAGAAGAAAGGAGAATCTGATTCGCCATAG
- the si:ch211-195b21.5 gene encoding zinc finger protein 318 isoform X2 has translation MYRGSSNPDYHRVPIPPSGFGHNISGFGPPPFCPPYGGPPGPGYGAPPPGPPPGHLQASPYSSVNDRYRETFYENRPFTSHNANQSGSTQLTSSNQPQLGNSSQNWSTQKLDEQNQEVRKKAEEFLRILEASDRTETAGDKNVTGDRSSDKHGHSRARSRSRGKSRLRSRSRSRGRSRARSRARSRCRGKSQPRSRSRSGSRNRTRAKSRPRSRSRSHSHGRSTTRSKSQPRVSPSQNKPSYMVTIANNPSSTGTSSGLNLGSSSMPDLVYGLRQILQSKDIEKHLPMVKNALLRNQSADDTKGMVLGSQPAVTGFQNLQPDPETFAGLNYGSLLPHERAGGNSSSFPNILSWNTPNPQPESKPVIHSVEDEEKFLYGEEEERAKPQAVTVPLAQTGSVRSPVYHVSKEPQTTRSLQEPKAHTVPSVQPAASGSTKVTPEECENVKSLLRAIGLNPSPADIYKMAVKLKEKKEEQGVSSSLPLLKPALEALQALSKASKSDDSRSNRSGSSHSNRDPKREGKIDEKERERREKQIHNKRKEYLVKELEGLLKQEGSGDLIPVIGFFCQRCEEFFGDLNNAEKHVAGHNRDEKKQLGSQGHHKDANRHSNQHQTSSHRKESLSNRGERSRVPQEHRERSPDKKHIRDDKQPQTQHESEGKHSKDASKDKPNDKQDDDAESTKSQKKRKKKEKKLKKKEKKKLKKEKKGESDSP, from the exons ATGTATCGAGGCTCGTCGAACCCTGACTATCACCGGGTACCGATTCCCCCTTCGGGGTTCGGTCACAACATATCAGGTTTTGGACCTCCTCCGTTTTGTCCACCTTATGGGGGACCTCCGGGCCCTGGATATGGTGCTCCGCCGCCCGGTCCTCCACCAGGACATCTGCAGGCCAGCCCGTACAGCTCAGTGAACGATAGATACAGAGAAACATTTTACGAG AACCGACCCTTCACAAGCCACAATGCTAACCAGAGTGGATCCACACAACTCACATCATCAAATCAGCCTCAGCTTGGTAACTCCTCACAAAACTGGTCTACCCAGAAGCTGGATGAACAAAACCAAGAAGTCAG GAAAAAAGCTGAAGAATTTCTCAGAATCCTGGAGGCGAGTGACCGCACTGAGACCGCGGGAGATAAAAACGTCACAGGGGATCGTTCTTCAGACAAACATGGCCACAGCCGAGCGCGGAGTCGTAGTAGAGGAAAGAGCCGTCTGCGCAGTCGCAGCAGAAGCAGAGGAAGGAGCCGGGCCCGTAGTCGAGCACGCAGCCGGTGTCGTGGAAAAAGTCAGCCGCGCAGCAGATCGCGCAGTGGTAGCCGCAATCGCACGAGGGCCAAGAGTCGCCCAAGGAGTAGGAGCCGTAGTCACAGTCATGGGAGGAGCACAACGCGCTCCAAGAGTCAACCACGCGTGAGTCCCAGCCAGAATAAACCGTCTTACATGGTGACCATTGCTAACAATCCAAGCTCAACTGGCACCAGCAGCGGCCTGAATCTGGGCAGCAGTTCCATGCCTGATTTGGTTTATGGTCTGCGACAGATCCTACAAAGTAAAGATATAGAGAAACACCTGCCTATGGTCAAGAATGCCCTTCTTAGAAACCAG AGTGCTGATGATACAAAGGGAATGGTTCTTGGAAGCCAGCCTGCTGTAACAGGTTTCCAGAACCTTCAGCCAGATCCTGAAACTTTTGCTGGACTCAATTACGGCTCTCTGCTACCCCACGAGAGAGCTGGAGGAAATAGCAGCAGCTTTCCCAACATCCTATCCTGGAACACCCCCAACCCGCAGCCTGAAAGCAAGCCTGTGATCCACAGTGTTGAAGATGAAGAGAAATTCCTTTatggagaggaagaggagagaGCCAAACCTCAGGCTGTGACCGTTCCGTTGGCCCAGACCGGATCTGTGAGGTCTCCAGTTTATCATGTCAGTAAAGAACCCCAGACGACTCGCAGTCTACAGGAACCCAAAGCGCATACCGTGCCTAGCGTGCAGCCTGCCGCTTCAGGATCTACGAAAGTCACGCCAGAAGAATGCGAGAATGTGAAAAGTTTGCTTAGGGCCATCGGGCTAAATCCAAGCCCGGCTGATATCTATAAAATGGCTGTTAAACTGAAGGAGAAGAAGGAGGAACAAGGCGTTTCTTCCTCGCTCCCACTGCTCAAACCAGCTCTTGAGGCTCTGCAAGCACTGTCCAAAG CATCCAAAAGTGACGACAGTCGGAGTAATCGTTCTGGAAGCAGCCATTCCAATCGGGACCCAAAGCGAGAGGGGAAG ATTGATGAGAAGGagcgagagagaagagagaaacagATTCACAATAAAAGGAAAGAGTATTTGGTGAAGGAACTCGAGGGTCTGCTCAAACAGGAAG GCAGTGGGGATTTGATCCCAGTTATAGGTTTCTTCTGTCAGCGCTGTGAGGAGTTCTTTGGGGATCTGAATAATGCAGAGAAACATGTAGCAGGTCATAACCGTGACGAGAAAAAACAG CTGGGGTCACAGGGACATCACAAGGATGCTAATAGACACAGCAACCAACATCAAACATCATCTCATAGAAAAGAGAGCCTCTCCAATAGGGGTGAGAGGTCACGGGTTCCCCAGGAACACAGAGAACGCAGTCCCGACAAGAAGCACATCAGAGACGACAAACAGCCTCAAACTCAACACGAATCTGAGGGCAAGCACAGCAAAGATGCGAGTAAAGACAAACCCAATGACAAACAAGATGATGATGCAGAATCAACAAAGAgccagaaaaagagaaagaagaaggagaagaaattgaaaaagaaagaaaagaagaagcTGAAGAAAGAGAAGAAAGGAGAATCTGATTCGCCATAG
- the fam98a gene encoding protein FAM98A, with the protein MEFTDILDSLEDLGYQGPILEDGALETCVTGGAASPEFTKLCAWLVSELKLYCKLEENVQSTNCPSEAEGFQLEMSGLLAELSCPYPALITGDVTKRLLNANNCLLLLGFFLSELQASRMILINQPQKKVQETGGSKAFMELKGICMGLGMSKPPANITMFQFFSGIEKKLKEALSKVPPSHVGPPLLKKPLGPVHCEKIEAINQALVNEYEVRRKMLLKRIDVTVQSFGWSEKAKTNAEKLAKVYQPLRTALATKTRVSVAHLFAAREDLSKILRTSSGQIREKTACAINKVRMGRVPDRGGRPNEIEPPPPEMPTWQKRQDGPQGGGGGQFYSGGGGGRGGGRGGYDQQHGGRGSHERGGGRGGRGDHRGGKVQGYQDGGFQGGYGGGGYHGGQQGSGYQGGQQGPGYPGGGGGSYQHEGYYQDGGRNQERGGRGGRGGRGRGGGRGGQGGGWGGRGGQNFNQGGQFEQFFQQGGHHYNQAGFGQGRQFTS; encoded by the exons ATGGAGTTTACGGATATTCTTGATTCTCTGGAGGACCTGGG gtACCAGGGTCCAATCCTAGAGGACGGAGCTCTTGAGACATGCGTGACTGGTGGTGCTGCATCGCCTGAGTTCACTAAACTGTGTGCCTGGCTCGTATCTGAGCTGAAGCTCTATTGCAAACTAGAAGAAAATGTTCAGTCAACCAACT GTCCTAGTGAGGCTGAGGGGTTTCAGCTGGAGATGAGCGGTCTTCTAGCCGAGCTGTCCTGTCCATATCCCGCTCTAATAACTGGAGACGTCAccaagcgtctgctaaatgcaaaCAACTGCCTGTTACTGCTAG GTTTCTTCCTCTCTGAGCTCCAAGCATCCAGGATGATCCTCATAAACCAGCCTCAGAAGAAGGTGCAGGAGACCGGTGGCAGTAAAGCCTTCATGGAACTGAAGGGCATCTGCATGGGTCTGGGAATGTCCAAACCTCCCGCCAACATCACTATGTTCCAGTTTTTCAGTGGCATTGAGAAAAAA CTGAAAGAAGCTTTGTCCAAGGTCCCTCCATCTCATGTAGGGCCGCCTTTACTGAAGAAACCACTAGGCCCAGTTCACTGT gAGAAAATCGAAGCAATAAATCAAGCACTTGTGAATGAGTATGAAGTAAGAAGGAAAATGTTGTTGAAGCGTATAGATGTGACTGTTCAGTCGTTTGGCTGGTCAGAAAAAGCCAAG aCAAATGCCGAGAAGCTTGCTAAAGTTTACCAGCCTCTTCGTACGGCCTTGGCCACCAAGACAAGAGTCTCGGTGGCTCATCTGTTTGCTGCTAGAGAAGATCTATCAAAGATTCTGAGAACCAGTAGCGGACAGATCAGGGAGAAGACAGCCTGTGCCATTAACAAG GTCCGGATGGGTCGCGTGCCTGATCGAGGAGGGAGACCCAACGAGATCGAACCTCCACCTCCAGAGATGCCCACATGGCAGAAACGCCAAGATGGTCCACAAGGGGGTGGCGGAGGGCAGTTCTACTCTGGTGGCGGTGGGGGAAGAGGTGGAGGACGGGGAGGCTACGACCAGCAGCATGGTGGCCGAGGAAGCCACGAGAGAGGAGGTGGAAGAGGTGGCAGAGGAGATCACCGTGGGGGCAAAGTACAGGGATACCAGGATGGTGGCTTTCAAGGAGGTTATGGAGGAGGAGGCTACCATGGTGGGCAGCAGGGATCGGGATACCAAGGAGGTCAGCAAGGTCCAGGGTAcccaggaggaggaggagggagtTACCAGCACGAAGGCTATTACCAGGACGGAGGGCGAAACCAGGAGAGGGGTGGCAGGGGTGGTCGTGGGGGTAGAGGGAGGGGAGGAGGACGAGGTGGTCAGGGAGGGGGATGGGGTGGAAGAGGAGGGCAGAATTTTAACCAGGGGGGGCAGTTTGAGCAGTTCTTTCAGCAAGGTGGACACCATTATAACCAGGCGGGCTTCGGGCAGGGAAGACAATTTACTAGCTGA